The genomic stretch AGGCCTAAGAAACACCAGAAGTAAATGCTGGATGCTCTTCGCAGTAGATGGTACAtactgctgttaaaaaaaattactgtgatCTAATATATGTCAGAAATATgttatacaattattttaatgtcttcaaggctataaaaatactttgtcttttgtcactaaagCTACTaccatattgtttttaaaaaaagtgaaaatggtCCCATAGAAATGTATCATCTAGCGAACAGCAGCCatagctggcatgacatggcaATCCCACGCTTTCATGTGACTAAGCGAGATTTTGCACCTTATCGAAAACAGGTGcaaaatacatattttgaaaGTGAATTTTTATCAGCAGCTGCATATAAAAGCAGGCAGCTTATAGAGTAGATATATTTTACCAATAtcaagataaataaatttagTATGGGTCTTTAAAGTGACCGaccaaagcaaaaaataaattatactaGTTGCAATGCTAATTCATAACTTTTTTCATTAACACTGTCCTATGCATTACATACAAAATGTCAGCTGTACCATCAAAATCTTGCCATCCTTGCTCTGTAATCCTCGTGTTAGAAGATTGACTAGGGTGTCTGTTTTTGGAGGTTTATTAGCACCAGAAGATAAAGGATGCTCAGGTTCATCAGTGCTGATGGCATTTAATCTTTCCCCCAAAGAAAGCTGCACAGTGGTAcaaaaaagcaattattttttatgactGTCAGAAAATGATTtccacaaaacaaatcaaaagacTTAAAGACTAACTACACATTTTCTGTGGCTGCTACAGAAAGGATATCAcccttttattttcagattacATGGTAACAGTAGCcaatcaaccaaaaaaaaaaaaaaagggaaaaaaaaaaaacctataaaaGTTTCGCTTAactgctaaaaatatttttttaaattgtaaattgcCTTTCTCTGATACTTACCAGAAAACCTGACTATAACAGTTCAAGTGCTACAACTGCTTTCAATTAAATATTGCCCTCAGCAAGAGCGAAAACAGCAGTCCAAGAGTTAGAAAGTTTACCCCATTAAGATCAGTGCTGCTCTTAGactatttaacaaaaataattacacacgAGTTCAGCCATCTTTTTGACAACTCTGAAGCCAGAAGCAGGGACTGCTGGGAGGGAATCTGAAACAACAGAACTAAAATAATCTTTCCTCACCTCAGATACAGATTTTTTGCGCTTTCGTGATCCTGGTTCCTTGCTTGGTCCACATGGCACCATCTGGCTAGGATACAGCACTGTCTTGTTGCCAGAGACTTCAGGTGTTTTGaccttacaaaaaaattatcttactTTTTCTACAGTTCTTCACAACACAAGAGATCTTTTCAAAATATGGTAAAGAGATTTTAAGAAAAGATCCATCTGCATTTTTTGCCCCTCTTTAGAATAGCACACAGAAGCAAAAGGCTCCACTGGGCTaccaaggaaagaaaatgatggtAAAATCATacttggtgttttacaccgagccaacaactaaggatATGTCACTATATAAtggaaacagatgccacatgcagaaagaacagtgtggccaagacaagagctgaaccccaTACAGCCAACCCTCAATGTATCAgcgacaggcgctaactgttgtgCCACTAAACTGCCCAGATATGACAACAGAAGAATTTGAAAACATAAGACTCTCAACATTGATTTAGATATTATCACCTTAATATCTTATCAAAAAACAACTAGATTTATTGTAATAGATTTTAATCAATAAAGAACTTtgtgaagtatgtaattttatgttaacttattactatgctatcacaaaagtacatttagttttgaattgtaatgaaacaaatgcggcaatttaaatttgaaattcatggtacagagtgattttaggccttggtggtactaggtagtttttgttttagtcttttggagtgaaaaaaaggcaaaagcaTGCTACCTACTTGATATCAACAAATCATCTATTACTGATACATGTATATCAGGacaattttcactttttgcAGCCACTCagatggaaaaaaacatttccccATCCTCTACAAATCTACATACACTAACATAAGCCCAAACTCAAGAGAATACAGCAATGTTTCCAAGCTACTGACACTACTGCTACAGAATGTCATCAAAAGCAGCAACCTCTGTAACAAAGTTTGGATTATGATGTTCCTGTCTCAATAACTCAAATGACACTAAATCAGCCAGTGAGCTAACGAAGACAGGAAATTAGCAACCAGATGCTTTCCAATAAATCACTGTCTTGTATTTCCCaaagattaaattttttatatctAATTTTTTATCTGCTTGGTCTTTTAGAagaaatgggttttttttataaaaaaaaaaaaaaaaaaaagatgtgaataCACACCAAGACACTTTTAAAGCTACATTCACAAAGGCACTCGTGTAGGCAAGCCACACAAGACTTGGTGATTTGCAGTCTGCATAAGCCCTGGTTAGACAAGCTGCTAGTGCAGTTTTCCCACGATAATGTTTTCACATACCTGCAAAAACCCCTCATTGGCTGCTTTCTTTACAGGTGGTGCTACCACTAGCACTACTTCTGGCTGCTCAGGACTTAGCCCCTAGAAAGACACAACCATCATATGGTctatattaaagaaaaagtccACATACAACAGTAGTAGTAAAATTAGACTACAAacaatattgataataatgaaaatttgcTTAAAATGTGATCCACCTAGCTGATTtgatttcatatatttttatttaccaatttctaaaaaaaaaaattactgaacaTGACAGACACGAGTAGCCAGCTCAGACTTAATTGCTGAAGGAACCAGACACTGGTGCATCTTGGTTTCAAATAGTTAATAGACTTCAAATAATTTAGGTTAAGTGATCTCTGATACTGACCACAGTCTCAAATTTGGGTTTGAGGAAAGAGCCATGCACGACTTGTAGGCTTGTTCCTTCTCCATTGTCAAAAAATGCTGCAAGAATGGAGACTGGAACAGCTGTTTCTTCTTTACTCCCAGAAGTGCTTGCATGTACGACTGTCTTTGGATGCAATGGTCGTTTTAGTTTGCTGTCAACACAAAAGGACAAGTAAGTAGCAAATATACCTATTATATTTCAAGCTATTGGGTAAGCTCTGGGTTTCCTTTcctaaaaagcaaaactaaatattttctatactATATCACTTTCATGGTTATCTATTTATCAATAACTGATTTATTAACGGGAAATGTAGAAATCCCCTGGCACTACCATCTTTATGGACTTTAATCAACACAACAGGCCACACCTTGTCCATATCTACTAATGTGAGATCAAACACTCATGACCCAATCTTTAACAGAATGGCATAATTAGCTACTTTCAAGCAATCACCAAATATGAATATATACAAactttgtcagaaaaaaaataaagggtagGTAGTTAAAAGAACAGCTTACCCGTTTAACTTGTGCTGGAATACAAGTGCTTGCAACTTTGTTGTCACAACCACAAGCTGAAGAACCTGCAGAAAGATTTCCTTTGTCTTAAAGAAAATTACAGGAGCCTTTGACATTACCATAGATCAGCCACATTACACAGGAGAACAGATAACTATTTTCTCCTAAATTATcacaaatgcatttatttatacattccTAAAAGTGGTTGCTGCaataagtcatttttttttcccatcagaTCTTAATTCATTATAACTACTGCTGCCATCTTGGTtggaaaaaaatgcactttgtCACAGAATGCTTTCCTTCAACCATGAAAAGCACGGTGTCTGCCAGGGTTTGAGCAGAATGTCAGGTGAGACCAGCCTGCTTCAGTACCAGGCAATTGTTATTCCTGCCATTTACAACCCATAGAAGTACTGCAACTTCCTGGCTGTCaagacaggtttttttttaaagtgtacatGATTTCAGGTGTTACAGGAAAGGCAATCTTCAAATATGGTTTAAATAGTTGAAATAATGATCAATGCAAACCTGCTCTGAAGAAGTTCGCAAATTCAACGACAAAGGCTCATCAGGTAGAGAGAATGATGTTATGGCATTCTTTTCTTTAGAGTCTGGATGACAATACCtgatggacaaaaaaaaaaattacacatttcttttgGGCTGAATAAGTAATAGAAAACCAATTAAGCACAACTcatgtaattaaaattaatcGTTTTCATCAAATTTATCTATCTTTGATGCTTACCAGACAACCCAACTATTACGAATGTAGGGGTGCTGCTCTATAACCCAAAAAACTCTTGCCCCTTGTCAGTTACTTTAGTGACCTTCACTCCCAGATGTTCCACTGAACCCAGGTGCTTCCACCCTAAATAACTGTAAGCTCTGCTAAGAGTTCCACACTCGAGGCACCCAGCGGCGTAGTGGTTACAAAACTTGTCACAAGTGACAGGCCCTGGCATAAGGCTTCCTCTCAGGACACAAGATTAGCTGTTGCAGGTTTTCTCCAGCTACTCTGGATTCCTTCCCACACCTTTTCCCACCATAAGGCAATAACtcatttggttaaagagcagttaAAGTCCCATAACTCTTTATTGCcattaaagaataataaacgCATATCTTATATCGTGCATTCTTGAGTTCGTAAGCAGCATACTCTTACCCCTTGAGATAGGAACAAGACATAGACAACATACAAATGATGGAAGGATTAAAAACAGTgatgatgactaataaaagacaaatatagaaatcGGAAAtggaatcaggtaacaagaatAGAGGGTACCATGATTCTGCTGAGGAAGACGAGAAGGGAAGTAGCCaatagacagaaagaaaaaaaaaaatggaagtaaGGGAGGGTTGAAGATGAActggcattgtgtggactgttagGAGTAGTGCtcaaagaagacataaaatacacacatacacaaatacagaaCAATGCAAAGACTGATAAATGCAGCAGGTTGTTATTACAACCTTATTAACTTTGCATTCATCTCGTTTCTAAtggaatgttttgaaataaaaaaaagggaaaaagtgctatataaacaCTGCTGGAATCTGGAAAGACTCTAAAGACATCACAGCTAGAGAATGATGTCAAGGACACGTGCCAGACCTGAGGGAAAAAAGGGCAGGGAGGGCTAGGTATGTTAATTAGAAGATTCAGGCAAGCCATGAAACCTACCACGCATTGACTACTCGgtcaccagcagcagcagacaggaCATAAGAGCAGGCAAGTGGGTCACTGCCGCCTTCTGTACCCAGTACTGGCAGTAGCTGAGATACTTCTGTGGAGTGACCTGTGAATTTCtgcattaaagaaaattaaatttttggTAAATGTGGTTATTACAGATTTACGAAGTAAAACAAGTAGACATCCTCTTAATTTTTTCCTCACAAATTTACAACAttcttttcataaatgtttttgataTTCTTTTTCTCAGCTGAATCTATTTAATAGCACGTAACATTACGGTTATCATATGGATTGTATTTGTGACAAgtagaagaaaaatgttaacatttgtaAATGATCTTTGATAATATGGACTTAAGGAACATTTAAACTATGCTTAGTTTGTGGTTAATCATAAAGACACGACCAACAGTGCATTCTTACCTGTATTAATGTTTTTGAATTAAGATCccacatttttattatacagCTTGCAGTCAGCAGACGTGAGgatgaacacaaacacatggaATGAACGCCACCATTATTTGCTttccattttctgaaaaatcaaatttacttTGGATAATTCATTGAGAACTGATACCTAACTACTTATTTTACTCTTAAACAACAGGCCCATATGTTGTCCTGAAGGCCAATGAATTTACTACAAAAAAGGCCAAAACAATCAGTCTGCAGTCCATTAAGTGCTCTGTGCAACAGCTACATTTATACTGATACATGATGGTGAGATATATACAAACAAGTCCTCACTCTTTCACTTGTGATGTGGTCAGATCCCATTCCACAACATGACCATCAAGTGAACAACTGTAAAGGCGAGAACTACCAGGAAACCAACATGTGTCTCGCACCTGGTCGGTGTGCCCTCCTTCCTACAAAAAAATTTGAGTAGATGAATGAACAATGGAAAGAAATAACATAAATGTTACTCTTACTCTGAAAAGTGTCACAAACagaccatttttgttttgcaaatgcACTATGCACATgtaataactaaaataaaaactatatataAGCAGAGCAAATTACACATGTATACAGGTTTCACTAAAactcaaatttattttggaaGCTTACTAAAGTCTGCATGTAGAGGTTAATAAAACACACCTCCATGCCACCATCTCCTGTGAACAATGACCGTGCTGGAGCCTTGCTCCTATCTTCGATAGGCTCGACCGATCTATGACATACCCTAAAAGAATCTTTTGCCACTGCCTGTCACTTAATTGGATATAGTTAcaagtgtaaataaaacaatcttGTCCTTATAGTGAGTAGGCACACCAATGGTTTGCCTTTGTAATATTTACCAGTTGCGTGTGTATGTGGCCTCTTGCAAAGCTGTACAGCAGGATTGATCCATTTGTAGTTCCAATAGCAATAAGATTTAAATTGTCGATAGCAGTCTGTGTATCCGATacactctttctcttcttaCGGGGCTGCGACTGAAAAAATATCCAAaacattgcatttttttaattcaatttcgACCATTACAGTGTATgagaaagacataaataaatctGGTTCAGTGGCCAACcaat from Pomacea canaliculata isolate SZHN2017 linkage group LG8, ASM307304v1, whole genome shotgun sequence encodes the following:
- the LOC112569857 gene encoding WD repeat-containing protein 43-like; its protein translation is MASQQTSVVAFSSNGEYFACSSADGVVKLWQTSTGNLVQEFSPSKHLTATCTCLRWGPGRHMQSSQPRKKRKSVSDTQTAIDNLNLIAIGTTNGSILLYSFARGHIHTQLEGGHTDQVRDTCWFPGSSRLYSCSLDGHVVEWDLTTSQVKEKWKANNGGVHSMCLCSSSRLLTASCIIKMWDLNSKTLIQKFTGHSTEVSQLLPVLGTEGGSDPLACSYVLSAAAGDRVVNAWYCHPDSKEKNAITSFSLPDEPLSLNLRTSSEQVLQLVVVTTKLQALVFQHKLNGKLKRPLHPKTVVHASTSGSKEETAVPVSILAAFFDNGEGTSLQVVHGSFLKPKFETVGLSPEQPEVVLVVAPPVKKAANEGFLQVKTPEVSGNKTVLYPSQMVPCGPSKEPGSRKRKKSVSELSLGERLNAISTDEPEHPLSSGANKPPKTDTLVNLLTRGLQSKDGKILMNVLQERNEQVVKNTVKRLPLPLIVPLVQELAQRMHGHAQSGQTALTWLKLVLSTHASYLMTVPEIIDTMGELYQMTEWRLQTFPRLAQLLGRLDLLLSQVTSQSYEEEEPLAASQPLLVYQDESSDEEMPEVYGASESEDNWEDMSDKD